A region of Nostoc sp. 'Peltigera membranacea cyanobiont' N6 DNA encodes the following proteins:
- the csm4 gene encoding type III-A CRISPR-associated RAMP protein Csm4 produces the protein MGKWQLVKLNFGRSSVHFGELGIGMEESKERVRSDTLFSAWVSNYARLFGKESVEELLEKFRQPKPPMRISSTFIYHEPKNKTSTKNDTIFYLPKPLKFPPNYQQDDDLKFFKTYKSLNYLPLDVWHIWYQSEGFKQGEDDKELTDKTNGNATGKLKQAGTFDYGEAFKHHKLPKVAIDRTTRATNFYHTGYVQFDWEQNGSSIKSLSGLYFLVYFEDNNEQLIAELKAALDLLGEQGIGGERSSGAGLFQADWLELKDASPLWENVVKPLDDNAYHCLISLFWDDDESILKRLIIDNSHSNYEVQERGGWFSDGNIRRQMVRMFVEGSVFPIEPQGKLANVTPSELINEDGSYKTHAIYRSGIALSLPIKVQI, from the coding sequence ATGGGTAAATGGCAACTTGTCAAACTCAACTTCGGACGATCAAGCGTCCATTTCGGTGAGTTGGGTATTGGTATGGAAGAGTCAAAAGAACGGGTACGTTCAGATACTTTATTTAGTGCTTGGGTAAGTAATTACGCGCGATTATTCGGAAAAGAATCTGTTGAAGAATTATTAGAAAAGTTTCGGCAACCCAAACCCCCGATGCGAATCAGTTCAACTTTTATCTACCACGAACCTAAGAATAAAACAAGCACAAAAAATGACACTATTTTTTATCTTCCTAAACCTCTAAAATTTCCACCTAATTACCAGCAAGATGATGACCTAAAATTTTTCAAAACATATAAATCCCTTAATTATCTACCTCTTGATGTTTGGCATATTTGGTATCAAAGTGAAGGATTTAAGCAAGGAGAAGATGATAAAGAATTAACCGATAAAACCAACGGTAACGCTACTGGTAAACTCAAACAAGCGGGTACGTTTGATTATGGAGAAGCATTCAAACATCACAAACTACCTAAAGTAGCCATAGATAGAACAACCAGAGCTACCAATTTTTACCATACGGGATATGTACAATTTGATTGGGAGCAAAATGGGAGCAGTATCAAAAGCTTATCAGGGTTGTATTTCCTAGTATATTTTGAAGATAATAATGAGCAATTAATCGCAGAACTAAAAGCAGCATTAGACTTGTTGGGAGAACAAGGAATTGGCGGAGAACGTTCAAGCGGTGCAGGATTATTTCAAGCCGACTGGTTGGAATTAAAAGATGCTTCTCCTCTTTGGGAAAATGTTGTCAAACCTTTAGATGATAATGCTTATCATTGCTTAATCAGCTTATTTTGGGATGATGATGAATCTATCCTTAAGCGATTAATTATAGACAACTCCCACAGCAACTACGAAGTACAAGAACGGGGTGGATGGTTTTCTGATGGAAATATTCGCCGCCAGATGGTAAGGATGTTTGTAGAAGGTTCGGTATTTCCAATTGAACCACAGGGAAAGCTAGCCAATGTTACACCGAGCGAACTAATTAATGAGGATGGCAGTTATAAAACCCATGCTATCTACCGTAGTGGTATCGCTTTAAGTCTTCCTATCAAAGTACAAATATAA
- the csm3 gene encoding type III-A CRISPR-associated RAMP protein Csm3, which yields MPASLEQKPLLGKFTLKSQIEVKTGLHIGGGGENLDIGGLDKPVIRDPLTQYPYLPGSSIKGKLRAITERLINKPLNRHSGSNTYRYESDDLADGFTEVDGLLIRYEGASTCLVSRLFGSTGGNNCWIDTDTVASQGLERVQNTQRRYIAWANNGRTGRFVENANSQLNAGETVGEYIKVKGRNCPARLIVRDSHLSPQSAEQLKKVDTGLFMTEWKFENGIDRVTAAANPRQFERVPAGSIFEFELVYTVENAQQAIKDLENIAIALAILEDDALGGHGSRGYGKVEFKKFNFLYRDLEYYRRITNTPSNGSGIEEFPSANNIQELLDNFTGLSQNIQRRLPGS from the coding sequence ATGCCCGCATCCCTCGAACAAAAACCCTTACTTGGTAAATTTACGCTCAAAAGTCAAATTGAAGTCAAAACTGGATTGCATATTGGTGGAGGTGGTGAAAATCTTGATATCGGTGGACTTGATAAACCAGTTATCCGCGACCCTTTAACACAGTATCCCTATCTTCCCGGTTCTTCCATCAAAGGTAAGTTACGTGCGATTACAGAAAGGTTAATAAATAAACCTCTCAATCGCCACAGTGGTAGTAATACTTATCGCTACGAAAGTGATGATTTAGCAGATGGATTTACTGAAGTCGATGGACTTTTAATTCGTTATGAAGGTGCGTCCACTTGTTTAGTTTCTCGATTATTTGGTTCCACGGGAGGTAACAATTGTTGGATAGATACAGATACAGTTGCATCTCAAGGATTGGAGCGCGTACAAAATACTCAACGCAGATATATTGCTTGGGCTAATAATGGTCGCACGGGTAGGTTTGTTGAAAATGCTAACAGTCAATTAAACGCGGGGGAAACAGTTGGGGAATATATCAAAGTCAAAGGACGCAACTGCCCAGCACGCTTAATTGTCCGCGATTCTCATTTATCACCCCAATCAGCAGAACAACTCAAAAAAGTAGACACGGGTCTATTTATGACCGAATGGAAATTTGAAAACGGTATCGATCGCGTTACCGCAGCTGCTAATCCTCGGCAATTTGAGCGTGTCCCCGCAGGTTCGATATTCGAGTTTGAGCTTGTTTACACCGTCGAAAACGCCCAACAAGCCATTAAAGATTTAGAAAATATTGCGATCGCCCTAGCAATCCTTGAAGACGATGCTTTAGGGGGTCACGGTTCTAGAGGTTACGGCAAAGTTGAATTTAAAAAATTCAATTTCTTGTACCGTGATTTAGAGTATTACCGTCGAATTACCAATACTCCTAGCAATGGTTCAGGGATAGAAGAATTTCCATCTGCTAATAACATCCAAGAACTTTTAGATAACTTTACCGGATTAAGCCAAAATATCCAACGACGACTACCAGGGAGCTAA
- the csm2 gene encoding type III-A CRISPR-associated protein Csm2: MSQIDTQKPIVDQITTTIKGLKDGLKTYPIRDLVKHAEKFGPYLKQQRLETNQVRKFLDAINQIKAILAQQDDDKEIQKELEIIQKQAENDKQEAARKSENDISQKLNGKDKEEEIKKIKDSAEQELIIILKNIQKQADNKKDKLIFPKIEADVVLLKPKLAYAAARQRSAKPLEEVISVAIDKVESTKDFERLVQLIESIIAYHKAEGGK; this comes from the coding sequence ATGTCACAAATCGATACCCAAAAACCAATTGTTGACCAAATAACTACGACTATCAAAGGATTAAAAGATGGGCTGAAAACCTATCCTATCCGTGACTTAGTTAAGCACGCCGAGAAATTTGGCCCGTATCTCAAACAACAGCGTTTGGAAACCAACCAAGTTCGTAAATTTCTAGATGCCATTAATCAAATTAAAGCTATACTTGCACAACAAGATGATGATAAAGAGATACAGAAAGAATTAGAAATTATTCAAAAACAAGCAGAGAACGACAAGCAAGAAGCAGCTAGAAAAAGTGAAAATGATATATCCCAAAAACTGAATGGAAAGGATAAAGAAGAAGAAATCAAAAAAATTAAAGATTCTGCTGAACAGGAATTGATTATTATCCTCAAAAATATCCAAAAACAAGCTGATAACAAGAAGGACAAATTAATTTTTCCGAAAATAGAAGCTGATGTAGTACTACTCAAACCAAAACTAGCTTATGCAGCCGCACGCCAACGTTCTGCAAAACCTTTAGAAGAAGTAATTTCAGTAGCAATTGATAAAGTTGAAAGTACAAAAGATTTTGAACGCCTCGTTCAATTAATCGAATCAATAATTGCCTATCATAAAGCCGAAGGTGGAAAATAA
- the cas10 gene encoding type III-A CRISPR-associated protein Cas10/Csm1, which translates to MISSPNPSHQEALKVIQQAVWDLASWAGLKFDKFTRPNDSAAIAEAKKHLSWSADDKPKALRVLFDSVKLAQGQTNEHFWQPNAIANSDPIIPYPQTEEPKEIEDLRKQICEQICFLEDNPNDWGNISLLTLIIEKFGSFISFGEADVALVDKVKTTAAVAGAIVNDLKTAQLSIVAGDLSGIQNFIYTISSDGALKSLRARSFYLELVTEEVVAQLLTHLNLPRINVIYAGGGNIYILAPGDEATKTTVQQVRLQFNQWLREKFQGKIYLALDSSKEFPVADIGNDQFSKHWSEATKNLASYKARKFGDRIDDIVALTKPYYAHTPCKVCHRDDEEVLKPLNEEPGSAMACSTCRTMFGLGGKLFRVDAIVRSRSQKVIGKQEDEEDKLWFQLRAIDGLNEINVCYQLFSYWKQVDSNADNVLLVNDWDLEHYKFRSFRNCAPILLGNYGKKAKDENRFMRAEEMADISQGIKRVGYLRMDVDRLGQIFAKGLDKNQTLARLAGLSRQMSYFFKVYLNSLAANRENNIPENIKHLPNRSKSLNNKTDKTSCEDRGKNILFIYAGGDDLFVSGAWNEIVDFSFDIYQCFRAYTGHHPDITLSAGVSITDPKFPLYQAADESGDAEGKAKNNGRDSLGLFNQVFKWDEWLGIERQNYLDELNEENEVQKKIMGYLKKEEKPPILGILPFVERLESQNIGKDFSRNFVRNLLITAQVQEQALKKIEDQKSNDAIETRYYLHLPKIAYTLARLPQNILEDDEFRTSLKNPYNAPYFRAIATWIELLNR; encoded by the coding sequence ATGATAAGTTCGCCAAACCCCTCACACCAAGAAGCATTAAAGGTTATCCAGCAAGCCGTTTGGGACTTAGCAAGTTGGGCTGGATTGAAGTTTGATAAATTTACTAGACCCAATGATTCAGCGGCCATTGCAGAAGCCAAAAAACATTTAAGCTGGTCTGCTGACGACAAACCGAAAGCTTTGCGGGTACTGTTCGATTCTGTAAAATTAGCCCAAGGTCAAACCAACGAACACTTTTGGCAACCGAATGCGATCGCTAATTCTGACCCCATAATTCCCTATCCCCAAACGGAAGAACCAAAAGAGATAGAGGATTTAAGAAAGCAAATTTGCGAACAAATCTGTTTTCTTGAGGATAACCCCAACGACTGGGGAAATATTTCGCTCCTTACCTTAATTATCGAAAAATTCGGTTCGTTTATCAGCTTTGGCGAAGCAGATGTGGCGCTAGTTGATAAAGTCAAAACAACAGCTGCGGTTGCGGGTGCGATCGTAAATGATCTAAAAACAGCCCAATTGAGCATCGTGGCTGGGGACTTGTCGGGTATTCAAAACTTTATTTACACCATATCTTCTGACGGTGCGCTCAAATCATTACGGGCACGCAGCTTTTATCTAGAACTCGTAACCGAAGAAGTTGTAGCGCAGCTGCTAACGCACTTAAACCTTCCTCGCATCAATGTTATATATGCAGGTGGCGGTAACATATATATACTTGCTCCAGGTGATGAAGCGACAAAAACGACTGTTCAGCAAGTTCGGTTGCAATTTAACCAATGGTTGCGAGAGAAATTCCAAGGAAAAATTTATCTTGCTCTCGATAGTTCAAAGGAATTTCCTGTTGCAGATATAGGCAATGATCAATTTAGCAAACATTGGTCGGAAGCTACCAAAAATCTTGCTAGCTACAAAGCGCGTAAGTTTGGCGATCGCATTGATGATATTGTGGCGTTAACCAAACCATATTACGCCCATACTCCTTGCAAAGTCTGCCATCGTGATGACGAAGAGGTTTTAAAACCCCTAAACGAAGAACCGGGTTCAGCGATGGCTTGTAGTACCTGTCGCACTATGTTCGGGTTGGGAGGGAAGCTATTTCGCGTTGATGCGATTGTGCGATCGCGATCGCAAAAGGTGATAGGTAAGCAAGAAGATGAGGAAGATAAGCTTTGGTTTCAACTACGTGCGATCGATGGACTAAATGAAATCAATGTTTGTTACCAACTATTCAGTTATTGGAAGCAAGTAGACTCTAATGCTGACAACGTTTTATTAGTTAACGATTGGGATTTAGAGCATTATAAATTCCGCAGTTTTCGTAATTGTGCGCCAATTCTCCTTGGTAATTATGGCAAGAAAGCAAAAGACGAGAATCGTTTTATGCGTGCTGAAGAGATGGCAGATATTTCTCAAGGTATCAAACGAGTCGGTTATTTACGAATGGATGTTGATAGATTAGGACAAATCTTTGCTAAGGGTCTGGATAAAAATCAAACATTAGCAAGATTAGCTGGTTTATCGCGGCAAATGAGCTACTTTTTTAAAGTATATCTCAATAGCCTAGCTGCCAATCGTGAGAATAATATTCCTGAAAATATTAAACACTTACCTAATCGCAGCAAATCCCTGAATAATAAAACAGACAAAACATCATGTGAAGATCGGGGTAAAAATATACTTTTTATCTACGCTGGAGGAGACGATTTATTTGTTAGTGGTGCTTGGAATGAAATTGTTGATTTTTCCTTCGATATCTACCAATGCTTTCGCGCCTATACAGGGCATCATCCAGACATTACACTTTCAGCAGGTGTTAGTATTACCGATCCTAAATTTCCCCTTTATCAAGCAGCCGATGAATCAGGAGATGCAGAAGGTAAAGCAAAAAACAACGGACGCGATAGTTTAGGCTTGTTTAACCAAGTATTTAAATGGGATGAGTGGCTAGGAATTGAAAGACAAAATTATTTAGATGAATTAAATGAAGAGAATGAAGTGCAAAAGAAGATTATGGGATACCTTAAAAAAGAGGAAAAGCCGCCAATATTGGGTATCTTACCTTTTGTTGAGAGATTGGAAAGTCAAAATATTGGAAAAGATTTCTCCCGTAACTTTGTTCGGAATCTATTAATTACAGCACAAGTTCAAGAGCAAGCCTTAAAGAAGATTGAAGACCAAAAATCAAATGATGCAATAGAAACACGTTATTATTTGCATCTTCCCAAAATAGCCTATACTTTAGCAAGATTGCCGCAAAATATCTTAGAAGATGATGAATTTCGCACTTCCTTGAAAAACCCATATAATGCTCCTTACTTTCGAGCGATCGCAACTTGGATTGAACTACTAAATCGCTAG
- the crn3 gene encoding CRISPR-associated ring nuclease Crn3/Csx3, translated as MITPLRLYLSESLVVQNLKYQVLSVELTSSDRLIEPQNIKNLELPSGIDTTGGVVISGRAPMWLYSYLTHALHPTAWVACYDPRLGAVVSATNSRQVCIGQVIPVSPPNGRQNHGLAQEKRNVETGLCPALMVVGPPDSGKSVLSHALFQALLSDHPDIYLQRAHWDGEGNYVLELSSQTTDEEIEGFKVRNKGALTERFFPYHAQAILQLRRQKSLVIVDVGGMVQPEKLPILEACTHYLIISSKPEAVGAWHEFCRDRGNLIPVAVIHSSLAEVEEVHQVQPYLEITSGPWVRGRVQKVPEILLKQVKTIFTSNQ; from the coding sequence ATGATTACACCTCTGCGCTTATACCTAAGTGAATCGCTGGTTGTACAAAATTTGAAATACCAAGTACTATCGGTTGAGTTGACTAGTAGCGATCGCCTGATAGAACCACAAAATATCAAAAATCTAGAACTGCCCTCTGGTATTGATACTACAGGTGGTGTGGTAATTTCAGGTCGCGCACCGATGTGGCTTTATTCTTACCTCACTCATGCCCTACATCCTACTGCTTGGGTGGCTTGCTATGACCCTCGCCTGGGAGCAGTTGTATCCGCAACGAACTCACGTCAAGTCTGCATTGGTCAGGTAATTCCTGTGAGTCCACCAAATGGACGACAAAATCATGGGCTTGCTCAGGAGAAAAGAAATGTTGAGACTGGGTTATGTCCGGCGTTAATGGTCGTAGGTCCACCAGATAGTGGTAAAAGTGTACTATCTCATGCGTTGTTTCAAGCGCTATTGTCTGACCATCCTGATATTTACCTGCAACGCGCTCACTGGGATGGAGAAGGTAACTATGTTTTGGAATTAAGTAGCCAAACGACAGATGAGGAAATAGAAGGCTTCAAAGTACGCAATAAAGGTGCATTAACAGAACGGTTTTTTCCCTATCATGCTCAAGCAATACTACAACTGCGACGGCAGAAGTCTTTGGTAATTGTGGATGTTGGTGGTATGGTACAGCCGGAGAAACTGCCAATTTTAGAAGCTTGTACCCACTACTTGATTATTAGTTCTAAACCAGAAGCCGTAGGTGCATGGCATGAATTTTGTCGAGACAGAGGGAATTTAATCCCTGTGGCAGTAATTCATAGTAGTTTGGCAGAAGTAGAAGAGGTGCATCAAGTACAACCCTACTTAGAAATTACTAGTGGCCCTTGGGTACGGGGTCGAGTGCAAAAGGTTCCAGAAATTCTACTTAAACAAGTAAAAACAATTTTTACATCTAATCAATAA